One window of bacterium genomic DNA carries:
- a CDS encoding response regulator, with the protein MNEAQPDRVQAPLMRTSLAAKLALMVALLVVAAIVGTGWLGQAARDQDAARAQQARGARIASRLAPLLAMQEALARESALAAALEDLGRGGDMAYARVLDPGLRVVAKQVFQAVADSPDRVRDVARRALHPEPIRWADGPEYDVVDLFVPVIADDALQAMQPVGRPLPRELGFVQVGVRVPDTLASSAPSRETLAAAGVLALVLVGLGWIGSRGLTARMRRLAAVTRDIAAGQFDRVVGVSGSDEVGHLARGLGVMIDRLRDYREQLEGHRHDLEEQVRERTLQLETRTEEAVELARQAEEASLAKSQFLANMSHEIRTPMNGVLGMTELLLETSLDESQRGFTSTAHRSAELLLGTINDILDFSKAEANKLELESCTCQVSQAVNEVVDVVSEAAARKGVELATHVPDDVPFAIRSDPVRLRQVLTNLVGNAVKFTEEGSVAISVTRLSHPDEADGFCRLEFAVADTGIGIPEEEKDRIFHSFTQADGSMARRHGGTGLGLAIARQLVELMDGELRFESEPGRGSRFWFTIPAEMVEEQAPADAGKGPSEPRAAVDLGPLNLRILLAEDNEVNQEVAVALLESLQCEVELAPDGEVAVQKAADGFDIVLMDCQMPQMDGIEATRNIRSADVRARSGERIPIVAVTAHAMRHDREVCFAAGMDGYLSKPFSREELLQALSAWRKQGAAAPAPVRPAAKRVTGCIDTEAITELRELENGRRQGLVAKLIGTFRASSTKLLGQIEEGLVAGEASAVRDAAHALKSSSAQLGARRVSELARSLEDAGRSGAMEIMPELADQLGPELEEALDELGRLAAEESAGF; encoded by the coding sequence ATGAACGAAGCCCAGCCCGATCGCGTGCAAGCGCCTCTCATGCGCACCAGCCTGGCAGCGAAACTCGCGCTGATGGTTGCGCTGCTGGTCGTGGCCGCGATCGTTGGAACCGGCTGGCTCGGTCAGGCCGCCCGCGATCAGGACGCCGCCCGAGCCCAGCAGGCCCGCGGCGCGCGCATCGCAAGCCGACTTGCACCGCTGTTGGCCATGCAGGAAGCCCTTGCGCGCGAGTCCGCCCTCGCGGCGGCGCTCGAAGACCTCGGGCGAGGCGGTGACATGGCCTACGCGCGCGTGCTCGATCCCGGTCTACGGGTCGTGGCCAAACAGGTCTTCCAGGCCGTGGCCGACAGCCCGGATCGCGTGCGCGACGTCGCCCGGCGCGCCCTTCATCCAGAGCCGATTCGTTGGGCGGATGGTCCCGAGTACGATGTGGTGGATCTCTTCGTTCCGGTGATCGCGGATGATGCTCTCCAGGCGATGCAGCCGGTGGGCCGCCCGCTGCCGCGGGAGCTGGGCTTCGTGCAGGTCGGCGTCCGCGTTCCCGACACTCTCGCCTCGAGTGCGCCCTCTCGCGAGACGCTCGCGGCTGCTGGCGTCCTCGCGCTGGTCCTGGTTGGCCTCGGCTGGATCGGTAGCCGCGGGCTCACCGCGCGCATGCGGCGGCTCGCCGCTGTTACGCGCGATATCGCTGCCGGGCAGTTCGACCGCGTGGTTGGTGTGAGCGGAAGCGACGAGGTGGGTCACCTGGCCCGCGGGCTCGGTGTGATGATCGATCGGTTGCGCGACTACCGGGAGCAGCTGGAAGGCCACCGGCACGATCTGGAGGAGCAGGTGCGCGAGCGCACCTTGCAGCTCGAGACCCGCACTGAAGAGGCGGTCGAGCTGGCCCGCCAGGCGGAAGAGGCAAGCCTCGCCAAGTCCCAGTTCCTGGCCAACATGAGCCACGAGATCCGCACGCCGATGAACGGTGTGTTGGGCATGACGGAGCTGCTGCTCGAGACCTCTCTCGACGAGAGCCAACGCGGCTTCACGAGCACGGCCCATCGCTCCGCCGAGCTACTGCTCGGGACCATCAACGATATCCTCGACTTCTCGAAGGCCGAGGCCAACAAGCTCGAGCTCGAGTCGTGCACCTGCCAAGTGAGCCAGGCGGTGAACGAGGTCGTTGACGTCGTGTCCGAGGCCGCCGCCCGCAAGGGTGTCGAGCTGGCGACCCACGTACCCGACGACGTGCCCTTCGCCATTCGCTCGGATCCGGTGCGCCTGCGCCAGGTCCTCACAAACCTGGTTGGCAACGCGGTCAAGTTCACCGAGGAAGGCTCGGTCGCGATCAGCGTCACGCGGCTCAGCCACCCGGACGAGGCCGACGGCTTCTGTCGCCTCGAGTTCGCCGTCGCCGACACGGGCATTGGCATCCCCGAAGAGGAGAAGGACCGCATCTTCCACTCCTTTACCCAGGCGGATGGCTCGATGGCACGCCGCCACGGCGGCACTGGGCTGGGCCTCGCGATTGCGCGCCAGCTGGTGGAACTGATGGACGGCGAGCTGCGCTTCGAGAGCGAACCCGGGCGGGGCTCGCGCTTCTGGTTCACGATTCCCGCCGAGATGGTGGAAGAGCAGGCTCCGGCAGATGCTGGCAAGGGCCCGTCGGAGCCGCGGGCCGCGGTCGATCTCGGTCCCCTGAACCTGCGCATCCTGCTGGCCGAGGACAACGAGGTCAACCAGGAGGTGGCCGTGGCGCTGCTCGAGTCGCTGCAGTGCGAGGTCGAGCTGGCGCCCGATGGCGAGGTCGCCGTGCAGAAGGCCGCCGACGGCTTCGACATCGTGCTGATGGACTGCCAGATGCCCCAGATGGATGGCATCGAGGCCACACGCAACATCCGAAGCGCCGACGTGCGCGCGCGTAGCGGCGAGCGGATTCCGATCGTCGCTGTCACCGCCCATGCCATGCGCCACGACCGCGAGGTCTGCTTTGCCGCGGGAATGGACGGCTATTTGAGCAAGCCCTTCAGTCGCGAAGAGCTGCTGCAGGCACTCTCCGCCTGGAGGAAGCAGGGTGCGGCAGCCCCGGCCCCGGTGCGACCCGCGGCGAAGCGGGTGACCGGCTGCATCGACACCGAGGCGATCACGGAACTCCGCGAGTTGGAGAACGGCCGTCGCCAGGGGCTGGTGGCCAAGCTGATCGGGACGTTCCGGGCCTCGTCGACCAAGCTGCTGGGCCAGATCGAAGAGGGCCTGGTGGCGGGCGAGGCCAGCGCTGTCCGCGACGCGGCCCATGCGCTCAAGTCGAGTAGCGCACAACTCGGCGCCAGGCGGGTCTCCGAGTTGGCGCGCAGCCTGGAGGATGCTGGCCGCAGCGGGGCGATGGAGATCATGCCCGAGCTGGCGGACCAGCTCGGCCCCGAACTCGAGGAGGCGCTCGACGAACTCGGGCGCCTGGCAGCCGAAGAGAGCGCAGGTTTCTAG
- a CDS encoding efflux RND transporter periplasmic adaptor subunit → MPASLPPWLQSSRGLISAGALLLVLLLAVPAFISTDRNADERSPLRDAAGEAAGTAAAVDRTASDPLAPPEDDWLSTGAPDGAAETLSADPDGALDCLVQPSKTVAIGSQTLGLIETIHVERGDPVKEGQTVVELEAGVEAAAVQVARLRAGLEGSLRAHEESFALSTKRQKRGAELFEKKALSVDTREELDTQARIGELELLQAKEARQLAGLELRQAKALLARRTLRAPISGVVTERLLEAGEVVDEETILKIAQIDPLRVDVLMPASRYGSVHPGMRATIEPEFPVDASVVANVAIVDPIIDAASGTFSVRLDLPNPGGQIPGGLHCTVKFLDD, encoded by the coding sequence GTGCCTGCGTCCCTTCCGCCCTGGCTGCAATCGTCCCGTGGCCTGATCTCGGCCGGCGCCTTGCTGCTGGTACTGCTCCTGGCGGTGCCCGCCTTCATTTCGACGGATAGGAACGCAGACGAGCGATCGCCCCTACGGGATGCAGCGGGGGAAGCGGCGGGCACGGCCGCCGCGGTGGACCGGACAGCGTCCGACCCGCTCGCACCGCCGGAGGATGACTGGCTCTCGACTGGCGCTCCGGACGGCGCCGCCGAAACCCTATCCGCGGATCCGGACGGCGCGCTGGACTGTCTGGTCCAGCCCTCGAAGACCGTAGCCATCGGCAGCCAGACCCTCGGCCTGATCGAGACGATCCACGTCGAGCGCGGGGATCCGGTGAAGGAAGGTCAGACCGTCGTCGAGCTCGAGGCGGGAGTCGAGGCCGCAGCCGTCCAGGTTGCGCGCCTACGAGCCGGCCTCGAGGGTTCACTGCGCGCTCACGAGGAGAGCTTCGCATTGAGTACGAAGCGCCAGAAGCGCGGGGCGGAGCTGTTCGAAAAGAAGGCGCTCTCCGTAGACACCCGCGAGGAGCTGGATACCCAGGCGCGCATCGGTGAGCTCGAGCTGCTGCAGGCGAAGGAGGCCCGGCAGCTCGCGGGGCTGGAGCTTCGGCAGGCCAAGGCGCTGCTCGCCCGGCGCACCTTGCGCGCGCCGATCTCGGGAGTCGTGACCGAGCGCCTTCTGGAGGCGGGTGAGGTCGTGGACGAGGAAACGATCTTGAAGATCGCCCAGATCGACCCCCTGCGTGTCGACGTGCTGATGCCCGCGAGCCGCTACGGCAGCGTGCATCCGGGCATGCGTGCCACCATCGAACCGGAGTTCCCGGTCGATGCGAGCGTGGTCGCGAACGTCGCAATCGTCGACCCGATCATCGATGCCGCGAGCGGCACCTTCAGCGTGCGGCTGGATCTTCCCAACCCGGGTGGCCAGATCCCGGGCGGGCTCCACTGCACGGTGAAGTTCCTGGACGACTAA